A genomic stretch from Leptodactylus fuscus isolate aLepFus1 chromosome 10, aLepFus1.hap2, whole genome shotgun sequence includes:
- the LOC142183334 gene encoding uncharacterized protein LOC142183334 isoform X2 translates to MEETRDCLGLVVKVEEENKDHVQTQAERPYVWYVQPCAYDGDAEAGIQSPGAQSSYMEVNKTEERVSPKVEEEGQDIYPVSTGDLKNDDSTWSSERHLISSSIKAEDCDITQDTYEENTSIQHISALHSKDLSSDPTGYVRSSDSSQTVNQNNSHRGGTEYQRTHKREKPYSCSECGKCFTQKSGLVNHERIHTGEKPYSCMECGRCYTRKSQLVVHQRIHTGEKPYSCSECGKCFINKSNLVVHQKIHTGEKPYSCSECGRCFVNTSNLLKHERIHTGEKAYSCSECGRCFTRKSQLVTHQRIHTGEKPYICSECGRCYTRKSQLLVHQRIHTGEKPYSCSACERCFTRKSQLVTHQRMHTGEKPFSCSECGKCFINTSKLARHQRFHTGEKPYSCSECGRCFTQKSDLFTHQRIHTQEKPFSCSECDKCFTNTSSLARHQRIHTGEKPYSCSECGRCFRNTSHLHKHKRIHTGEKPYSCSECGRCYTRKSQLVTHQRMHTGEKTFLCSECGKYFTLKSYLVIHKRIHTGEKPFSCSECGKCFITTSNLVRHQRIHTGEKPYSCSECGRCFAHKPHLVKHENSHKVKKMNF, encoded by the exons ATGGAGGAGACCAGGGATTGTCTTGGATTAGTGGTGAAAGTGGAGGAAGAGAACAAGGACCATGTCCAGACACAGGCTGAGCGACCGTATGTCTGGTACGTCCAACCATGTGCGTATGATGGCGATGCTGAGGCCGGTATTCAGTCTCCAGGAGCTCAGTCTTCTTACATGGAGGTAAATAAGACGGAGGAAAGAGTCAGCCCTAAGGTGGAAGAAGAAGGACAAGACATTTACCCCGTGAGCACCGGTGACCTCAAGAACG ATGACAGCACCTGGAGCTCAGAGAGACATCTGATATCTTCAAGTATTAAAGCAGAGGATTGTGACATCACACAAGACACATACGAGGAGAATACCAGTATCCAACATATCTCAGCTCTTCACAGCAAAGATCTATCATCTGATCCTACTGGATATGTGAGATCTTCTGATTCATCACAGACTGTTaatcagaataacagtcacagaGGAGGAACCGAATATCAGAGAACTCACAAAagggagaagccttattcatgttctgaatgtgggaaatgttttactcagaaatcaggtCTTGTTAATCATGAgaggattcacacaggggagaagccatattcatgtatgGAATGTGGGAGATGTTATACTCGGAAATCACAACTTGTTGTACATCAAAGGattcatacaggggagaagccatattcatgctcagaatgtggcaaatgttttatcaATAAATCAAATCTCGTTgtacatcaaaaaattcacacaggggagaagccatattcatgttcggaatgtgggaGATGTTTTGTTAATACATCAAATCTTCttaaacatgagagaattcacacaggggagaaagcatattcatgttcagaatgtgggagatgttttactcggaaatcacaacttgttacacatcaaagaattcacacaggggagaagccatatatatgttcagaatgtgggagatgTTATACTCGGAAATCACAACTTCTTGTACATCAAAGgatacacacaggggagaagccatattcatgttcggcATGTGAGAGatgttttactcggaaatcacAACTTGTTACACATCAAAGAATGCACACAGGGGAAaaaccattttcatgctcagaatgtggcaaatgttttattaATACATCAAAGCTTGCTAGACATCAAAgatttcacacaggggagaagccatattcatgttcggaatgtgggagatgttttactcagaaatcagatctttttacgcatcaaagaattcacacacaggaaaaaccattttcatgctcagaatgcgACAAATGTTTTACTAATACATCAAGTCTTGCTAGACATCAACGAATACACACCGGAGAGAAACCATACtcatgttcggaatgtgggagatgttttaGAAATACATCACATCTTCATAAACATAAgaggattcacacaggagagaagccatattcatgttcagaatgtgggagatgTTATACTCGGAAATCACAACTTGTTACACATCAAAGAATGCACACAGgggaaaaaacatttttatgctcagaatgtggaaaatatttTACTCTCAAATCATATCTTGTTATACATAAgaggattcacacaggggaaaaaccattttcatgctcagaatgtggtaaATGTTTTATTACTACATcaaatcttgttagacatcaaagaattcacacaggagagaagccatattcatgttcagaatgtgggaggtGTTTTGCTCACAAACCACATCTTGTTAAACATGAAAATTCACACAAagttaaaaaaatgaatttttaa